TCACTGGCCATAGCCCTTATCTTTCTGGCAATAGGTGCCATCATGTTGCCTCCCCTGCTGATGCTGATAGGTTCCGGACTTCAACAGGGTACAGCTATTGAGGAACGTACTGCAGGGATTTATGATTCGGATGCCGGAGTGGAATGGGCTATAAATCTTATCAAAACCGGCGGCGAAGGAGTAACTGACTCTGACGGGAATATTGGTCTGCCAAACCAAGATTCCCCTCGTCGCTATATCCTGTCCGCCCTTAACGGCGATACCTTAGAAGTAAAACTGACCTACCATAACGTAGGCAGTTATTATGAAGTGGTCTCAAAAGCCAGCCTGAACGGCAAATCCATCACCACTCGGGCCACCTTAAAATATCAGCTAGGTGGAAGCGGGCTGTTTGATAATGCCATTACCTCTCTTGACGGTGATGTAATTATAAAGAACAACACCACTGTTTCCTCATTTCCCAATATGGATAATGGTAATATAATCGCCAATGGCGATATTATCGTAGGTTCTTCAGCTAATATTGATATCGAAGGTTCTGCTACCGCCAGCGGCACAATAACTGGTGGGGTAGGCAATATTGAACAAGGCTATTTCCCCAATACCGCCATAAATACTTCAACACTGGATACTTCTTTATTTATGCTTGAGGCAATGAGTGCTGCTGATGGCACTATTAAAATAGCCAGTGCCTACAATTCTGGCGGTACTATAAATGGAGACACCCATCTAATTGGCAATCTCAGCATCAGCAGCAATAAAACCCTTACAGTTAACGAAAACCTTTATATAGAAGGCTCATTCACAACAACAAGCAATTCCACATTTAACTTCGGGGGAACAGCTCTTTACGTAAGTGGTAATCTGGATTTCAAATCAAACTCGCATATAAATTTTACTAACCCTGCCGGTTGTCTTGTTTACGTTGCTGGCTCAATGACTGTATCTTCAAACAATACTTTTAATGGTCCGCTCACATTTATCGCTAACGGCAACCTTACACTGAATTCCAATACAGATTGTCTTCTTACCCCGAATCAACGCCCCCCTCTTATTATTTCCGAAACAGGCACAGTAATTATAGATAGCAATGTTGATATTATCGGAATTGTTTATGCCCCGAATGGGCATCTTGAACTTTCAGCAAATACCGATATAACCGGCTGTGTAATTGCCCAAAGTATCACCATGAACAGCAACTCTTCCATCACTTTCCGCACTGACTGGAATTTATCTGCACTTGATCCATATCTCAATGGTAATTCTGTTGAACTTAAAATACTCACATGGGACACACAGACTGTACTAGGCGGCTAAGGAGTATTTATGAAAATAAGTAAAACGTCGTGGGCACTGCTGGCATTCGGCTTAATTATCATTGCCGGAGCCAGTCTGTTTATCCTCTTCGAAAATGAGGATAGCCGCAAAACAGACCTTGAGGATAGACTGGCACTGGCGGAAGCATCCATTCCCGCTGTAGTTGCCAACATTGCCACCACTACCGAACAGGCAGACCAGCTTTGCGCCCAGCTGGAGGAGGTTTTAGGCAAACTGGCTCAGGCAAAAGGGCAGTTCCCGGAAACAATTCAGTCCATAGAGTATGCCAGCGCACTGGTACAGATGGCAGCTAATTCCGGAGTGGATTTGCTCAGCTTTGAGTCTTCTGAAGCCAGCAAACTTACACTTAGCAAACTTAATTTTGAAATGACCGAGTTCACTCTTGTAGTCCGGGGAGACATTAACCCCATGCTCAGCTTCATATCCGCTATAGACAAGGGTGCAGACTTCCTGACCGGCAGCATGGACGTGATAAAGCTGACCTTTGATACCATCACCGCTGAGGATGATTTGCCCAAACCTACCACTACTATTACTCTTTTACTGATAAGTTACGAGGGTTAAATAAGATGGCTAAAACAACTACGCTCTATATTGAAGATGCCGCAATAAAGGTCCTTGTAAACAACGGTAAAAAGGTTGAAAAATGGGCCAGCGCCCCCCTTGAAGCCGGGCTGGTTATAGATGGCTTGATTCAGGATGAAACCAAGGTATCAGAGGAGATAAAATCTTTATTTTCCCGTGAGAAGATACCCACCGGCAGAGTGATAGCGGCCATGAGCGGCCTTAAATCTATCTTCCGGATTATCAGCTTGCCGGCCGTACCAAAGAATATACTTGACGAAGCTATTAAAAACGAAGCTAACCGGGTAATTCCCACCCCTATGGACCAGAATTACCTGTCTTACCAGGTACTTCCCTCCGCTCAGGGTGAAGTAAAGGTATTTATAGTAGCCCACCCCAAAAACACCACTGATTCGGTAATAAAAACCATAAACAAAGCCGGCCTCAGGCTGGAGGTACTGGATATTGCCCCGCTGGCCCTTTGCCGCTGTGCCAATCTGGAAAAGGTTATTATTGTAAGCAACTGGCTGGATAACGTGGATATTGCCGTCATTATAGGCCGCATTCCGGAGGTTATCCGCAGCCTGTCACTGCCGGTTGAAAGCCAGTCTGTTGCCGAACGGATAAGCACCATTGCCGAGGAACTGAACCGGACCATCACCTTTTACAATTCCAGCCATGCTGAAAGCCCGCTGGATGAAAGCGTACCGGTACTGGTATCCGGCGAACTGGCCAATGAACAGGATTCGTGGTCTTCTCTGCTGGATGAGCTGAGCAACCAGATTTCCAGCCTGCCCTCGCCCTTTATTGCCGGTGAAGGCTTTGACCCCAGTGTTTATATTGTAAATATGGGTATGGCCCTCCGGGCGCTGCCGGCCGGAACTGAACACCAGAATTCGCTAATCAATATTAACGCCATGCCGGGTTTTTACAAACCCAAAGGCACTTCCCTGGCGTCTATCCTGGTGCCCACAGTCATAGTTCTGCTGGTGGGCGGCCTGGTTTGGGGCTGGTTTTATATTGATGATATGAAGCAAAAGAACAACGTCTTAGAGCCGCAGGTGCAGGAGCAGGAAGCTACCCTGATACAAAAAAGAGCCGAACTTTCAGCCCTTAACAGCCAGATTGCGGAAACCCAAAAATCTCTGGACGCCGCCAACCCGGTGGTAACCGCCCTGAACGATATGCTCTGGGATATGTATCAGGGAAGAGAGGCCATCACCGGGGATTATAAAGCCATTTACAACCTGCACTCCAGCAATATTGC
This sequence is a window from Dehalococcoides mccartyi 195. Protein-coding genes within it:
- a CDS encoding DUF7305 domain-containing protein, whose protein sequence is MISMKKLIKGEKGASLAIALIFLAIGAIMLPPLLMLIGSGLQQGTAIEERTAGIYDSDAGVEWAINLIKTGGEGVTDSDGNIGLPNQDSPRRYILSALNGDTLEVKLTYHNVGSYYEVVSKASLNGKSITTRATLKYQLGGSGLFDNAITSLDGDVIIKNNTTVSSFPNMDNGNIIANGDIIVGSSANIDIEGSATASGTITGGVGNIEQGYFPNTAINTSTLDTSLFMLEAMSAADGTIKIASAYNSGGTINGDTHLIGNLSISSNKTLTVNENLYIEGSFTTTSNSTFNFGGTALYVSGNLDFKSNSHINFTNPAGCLVYVAGSMTVSSNNTFNGPLTFIANGNLTLNSNTDCLLTPNQRPPLIISETGTVIIDSNVDIIGIVYAPNGHLELSANTDITGCVIAQSITMNSNSSITFRTDWNLSALDPYLNGNSVELKILTWDTQTVLGG
- the pilM gene encoding pilus assembly protein PilM is translated as MAKTTTLYIEDAAIKVLVNNGKKVEKWASAPLEAGLVIDGLIQDETKVSEEIKSLFSREKIPTGRVIAAMSGLKSIFRIISLPAVPKNILDEAIKNEANRVIPTPMDQNYLSYQVLPSAQGEVKVFIVAHPKNTTDSVIKTINKAGLRLEVLDIAPLALCRCANLEKVIIVSNWLDNVDIAVIIGRIPEVIRSLSLPVESQSVAERISTIAEELNRTITFYNSSHAESPLDESVPVLVSGELANEQDSWSSLLDELSNQISSLPSPFIAGEGFDPSVYIVNMGMALRALPAGTEHQNSLININAMPGFYKPKGTSLASILVPTVIVLLVGGLVWGWFYIDDMKQKNNVLEPQVQEQEATLIQKRAELSALNSQIAETQKSLDAANPVVTALNDMLWDMYQGREAITGDYKAIYNLHSSNIALSTIDFDGESITVTGYGLTKTAVLEYAGILRGSNRWLDVVVISMDKILTEDPNMPIYSFNFLLK